The DNA sequence CTGTATGCTTCTCAAGATGttagttgatggactggagtgatgtttttatcagctgtttggactctctcacttctgacggcacccattcaccgcagagcatccattggtgagcaagtgatgtaaaatCTGATTTTTATGAAGAAAATGCAAGTGGCTGGGTTCTAGAGAGTTCTGGGTtgggttttgtaaaaaaaaaaaaattataataataaaaaaaaataataaaaatggctcTTACACAGTCAAAGTTGTCTGTCATGTTGAGTATAACGTAGCCCTTTCCTGCGAGGTTGCTCCAGTCGACGCAAATCACCTGCATAGAGAGAAAAGTAAAGAGGATGTTTAGCAGTCGAAGGATCGCAGTGAATTGTTGTGGTTTAACCAAAATTCTAGCTGACAACAAATCTATAAACGCATTACTCTTCAAACACTGTCAGATGAAATCAATCAACTGTGAAATCATTTCCACAAAGACATATTTcatccaaacaaacaaaggaGAATTTTATAGTAAGAACCACCTGTagattttattaaaagttgaaatgaaaaaaaaaaaaaagtacataacaTTCTTTGCAGCGTTGTTATTGTTAGCtaaaatttaaactattaaagatcatttttttAATTCGGAGGGTGACatgatatacaatatataatagatatacaatggatgaaaaattttaaattataaacaacaaaatgaaaataagaaatattgcgcTGGCACTTACTGAACTAAATAGCTTTtaaattgaagtactaaaattaaaactgaaaataaaatcaaactgaaataaaatgttaaagttatagcaaaaaaaatactaatgaaaattacaaaacaaaagtacTATAACTTGagctgaaattataataataaatgctatttcaaaataaatactttaataacacTGATTCTTTAAAGGCAtttcttgttatatatatatattttttacagcacttcatatataatatactatatatatatatatatatatatatatatctatatatatatatatatatatatatatatatatatataagatactgttatatataatttaaaataaaaatatattttattcaataatactattattattcaattatactattactattattcaatattttatttttatttttttatcaaaccgACAGCTGAATTCTGAATTCTTTGAACATTTAATGCAAGGAGgattataatattgtattatatattattgcaGGGCtcaattaatttgtcattttctgCCATTGAGTACCTGCTCGGCCTCCTGGGATAGCTCGGAGTCGTGAAGCTCCGTTTCGGCGAGATATTCGGTGCCGCCGTGACGAAGCTCCGCCCCCTCCTCCGCCATTGTGGTGAGCAGCGCCCCCTGCCAGGCGGTTTTGGTGAAGACCACGGGTGGCAGGTCTGAAGTTGGGGAGGATGAGGGTGCGGTTGTTAGCGGCTTGAGGTACCGCCAttcattctcttcctcctcatccagTGCGGTGGGGAAAACCACCAActcttcttcatcctcctcttcctcagaatCATCCTGGTGTGGTTTGTCAGGCTGCAGGGGCTCCAGGCTGGGAAGGGGGCCAATTTCAGGAGCCGTGGGTGCTTGTGTTACCTCATGGCTCCTCTCATCATCAAACAGGTCGTCAGACGTCTGAATCCTGTCAGGCCCAGCTGTGGCCTCAGTCTGGTTCTGACGTGTGACTCTAAGGAGAGGGGGCGTGGCAGTGGTGTGGGCGTGGCCTTCAGCACTGGTGATTGACGGCCCCGGGGAGGTGTGGGGTGAGAAGCCACTCGATTCTGAATCACGCTCCCACCGCTCCAGGTCCACAGACTCAGTCGTAGGGACAAACAATGAGGAAGAGAGGTTCGTCACAATGGGCTTTTGGCTCAGAGAAAGTGGTGAAGATGGTGGTTCTGGGGACGAAGGGTTGTAATCTATGATGAAATAAAGCAAGAAAAGTAAACATTTCAGAGACATAAAGTATAAAGTACACATGTACTTAACTattctaaagtatgtttatacTTAGCTATAACTGTATTGATTGTATCTATAGTTGGTTTTTCAAGTTTGGAAATATTGGATTTTAGAGACCAACCGATACTGATTTTATATGATTGATACAATAccgattattttaaaatgtgtctgtAAGCCAatgattatttctttatttatgctATTAGACTACATCAGGGtcattataattaactaaaactaaaaattaataaaaaaattcggttagtaagatttattatttatctaaatATAACATCTGAAATTAAGTGCATTAATgaaactaaaacaacactggactacaccaataaaataatgatatgcattacagatatttaacaatatgatatattataaaaatgtactagattcacatttttttaaatgttttaatatgaaatacaaaactttattTATGCCATTATACTTATGCAAAGTTGTGATATAAATAGTCTtaaacttattttcatctttttttaggGCTACATCTAAACATTAACATCTTAACATTGTCTTTAGAGACCCACCATTTATCGGTAGACTTAATATTAAACAACCGATAATCTAAGTTTAAAAGTGTGAATATCTCTAAAAGTGTCAATATCGGCCATCTCAAGTCAGATACTGAAAAGCATAAAATATTCTAAAGCATGTTATAATATAGCATAGCCTTGTAAACATTTAGTTAGTTGAGTTTTACATGATAGTTCATTGATATAGAGCAATCAGGTACATGATTACAAAACACTGATtaagaaaatgctgttttcacaGTTTAGTATAGTAGGATGTGGTATAGTAAGATCTGACGGGAGCATGCTGTCTTATTCATCTTTAGTTTCTTGAGTACAGCAGATTGGAGCAGCTGCACTGCAGCACTGCACCTGCGTCTGGCACAACACACACATCAGGGACCCGAGAGCGCTCGAACGCAGCCTGATTAttcatgagacacacacactgccacaCTGAAGCGCTGTAATGAGGAGAGCTATTGTCTAGAGTCAGCAGGAGGGAGACCATCTATCTATACTTTATCAAGAAAATTATCATAACtggatgtaataaaaaaaaaaaaagcagcgtACCAGAGAGTGTGTGGCAAGCTTTGGCACACTCCTCCAGTGACAGGAAGTTATTGTGATTTTCTCTGCAGCCCCCAAATATGAAGTTTTCACACTTTTTAGTGACGGGGTTAAAGTGCCAGCGAGGGATCGCCCCACGACAAGGTCCCGCCTTCTTGGGCATCAGACAGCGCTctgagaacaaaaacaaacagaaacatctACTACTTCTGAAAGCATCTTTTAGAAAACAATAGTGTTTCTCAACATCGCCTAAGATCCAGTGGAGTCATTCCTCTGCGTTTAATAACTACACTGCTACTGGCCTGGGATGAAAACATCAGGTAACTGGAAAACTTCACACTAATTAAAGACAGTGGATGTGTGAAAGGGATAAGAAGACTGAAAACTCCAGCGACACAATAAGagcacatggatggatggatggatggactgatggatggactaatggacagatagatggatggacggatggatggatggatggacggactaATGgactgatagatggatggatggatggatggactacTGGactgatggatagatagatagatggatggatggatggatggatggatggatggatggatggacggactaATGgactgatagatggatggatggatggactaatggactgatagatggatggatggatggactacTGGactgatggatagatagatagatggatggatggatggatggatggatggacggactaATGgactgatagatggatggactACTGGactgatggatagatagatagatggatggactgatggatggatggacggactaATGGactgatggatagatagatagatggatggactgatggatggatggacggacggatggatggatggatggactgatagatggatggatgaactaatggactgatggatggatggatggatggatggatagacggatagatagatagttggatggatggatggcaaaATGTCTAAACAAACATCTAGACAGACTGAATGATAGATCGATAGACTGAGCAAAAGAAGATCTCTGTCTATTTACTGAACAGATGAATGCTCATTTCATTTTGAGAAGGTACAGGCAAAGAGCCAAGAGAGAACACCACACCTGGAagtgtcttcacacacacacacacacacacacacacacacaggagctcTCAGTCATAGTTGTGTCCACCTGTCTCTCCATATGGCTGATCAGTCGAGTCTGTTTGCGGTGTGACACGGCATGCGCGTTACTCATTCAGCAGCGGTTGACTGTGAACGGCTCTCGTGTTCACGCTCAGATTTACTGCTGTGCGCGCAAATCCACTAATCTTCCATATGTGCTTGTGTAAAACAATTAATCGAACATTTTCACGTTTGTCTCAAGTTCTAAAGCTAAAGATAGTTGTGTTGTTGTCTATCAACCTAACTATCAACCTAAAACTGTTTCATGAGAGTGAGTTACGTGCCAAGGTTTAATACATAGGATTATGGGTTTGCTCAAATCTCTAATATGATAAATTATAACAGTAATGTCTCATGAGAGTGCCACGAGACATTACTGTTATACACACAAAATTTCACTCTCCTCATGGCAGAAAATGATTGGATAGCTCCGTCCTTCTCTCCGTCTCATACGCACACACCGGAAACAGGCCACTGCTCTTAGCGAGCTAGCAGGTGActaaaaataatactgttttcgGGCACATTAATTCCCAGAAGTTGTGTAGAAAGTGGGTATATTTTCTCTACTCACTTGCTGCCAAACACGTCCACGAGCGCAAGGTGGACTGAAGAATCATCAATGGAATTGTTAAAGCCGACAAAACTCCAATCAACAAAAATAAGGTAAACATCAGGAGGGGACCGTAGGCGTTGAGGAAATGACGCACGGTAATGAGTACTAAAAGCTGCTGTTCACACCACTTTACACCTCTAACTGGAGTTTAAATAACTGTCTAGAGGCTGAGTCATAAAGATATACCGACTTAATATGAATCTGTCGTCATTCAGTTCAGTTTATAGAAGCAGTGTATCATTTTGCTACCATATTCAAACATAAATATGCCACCAAATTAGGAAATTAAATGCGTCAAATaacaaacccataaaagcttagttcgtcatcggaacacaatttaagatattttggttgaaaactgggaagcttgtgactgtcccatagactgccacgtaaaatacactgtcaaagtccagaaaagtatgaaagacatcatagAGTACTCCCATCTGccttcagtggttcaaccgtaatgctATGAAGCGACTAGAATACtatttgtacacaaataaaacacaaataatgactttattcaacaattcctttgtcaacagttaCAGTTTACATCTCTACTTGACAAATGAGATTCATGACATCAGACGAAAAAGGAAAGGTCTTTATGCCTTTGAAAGTTTACATAGACAAACTTGATGAGTTTGGAGTGACATGCATGAATCATGTTTTGACTTACTGCTTCTACTCACCATTAATGGCACTTAGGTCAACACCGCTGTCTTTGGTCTCGATTTGAGCGTTCTTGCCATCCTCGCTGTCTTCGCTGAAGAACCCAGAGCTCTCCTGTGAACTCTCTATGAAGCCAGGCCTGCGATCCCTCGAGACCTCATCGTGTTCCTTAAAGCCTACGTGAACATCCAGACCTGGACCAGCGCTCAGAACCTTGGCACACACCAGAACCAGGAGAACTGAACCTAAATGAAAGGAAAAAGAGATTTAAAAAGCTCACTTTTTGAACTCAGACTCAAAAACACAGATCAAATTCAGCATTAATAAACCAAACCAACTCTTTTactgcaaataaataatttttaattgattCAACAGTGACCGATGCTTTCAAGGATCTATAGATCCATCACTGACTGGAGACGTCTTGAGTCCTGATGGACTTCAACCACAGATGGCTCCTTATCATGGCGGCTTAGTGTTGTCTTTCAAACCACCCGGTCTTATCTTTCCTCACCATACCAGGTCACCGAAGGATTAGTGCTGCTTTTAACACTGGACAGCCAAAAATGGCAACAACTGGGGGGGGATCTGTTTGAGCCAAGTTGGAGTTTCAAAGCCAATTAGAGAGTTCTCTAATTCTGTCAGTgctttagtttttattcattgatcagtttaatgaaatatattctcTAGCAAGGCTTGGTTTAATTAGTGAGACCAGCAGGTGTACGTCTCGGTGACTCTGGTATTATATCTAGCAAGTGTGTGACTGTGTGGTAATTAACAGGATGGATAAACCAGGCACTTCATGCTCCAATTCATGAATTGACCAACTTTGTTTTCTGGAAACTTTCCAGTGCTTTTACAGACCTGGTGCAACCAGTGAACTCAAGCCATGCAATGCTGCGGAAACTTTCAAAATGGGATATTGCTGGAGAGTACAATACCAATTGACTAAATTACATTAACTCAGTATTTCTACATTCAAGTTTGAATTCTGCATTTGGATGTCTGAATATATCTTGCATTCAACATGGAAAAGTTCAGTGAAATGTCACCTGAAGATAAAAATCATCACTTGTACACCTGCAGAGTAAGAGCTAGCATACATACCATAATTCTCCACAATTTGGACATTATATAACTTTGTTGCCATGGTACTTTCTTACTTGCATTCAAAAATGGCGCAAAAACTCGTTGCACGGCTTGATGTCAATAATGCTGAACATTCTTGGATCTTGATAAGTCTAAATGGCATTTTAGAGCCAAGATTAGCAGTGAATAATTACTGAACTTAATGCAAAACTATTGACTTCAAAAGACTTGGAATACAATGGGATTTCATCATGCCTTTATTGTCATTTGTGGAGCTTCACAATCCCTACATGGTCACTTGTCAACAATGGTCATTTCAGTTTACAATAAAAAGACTAATGACGGAATAAAAATTTTGGGGCTTTTCCTCCAACTTTATATGCTTCCTAAACATGTACCACTGAATAGACCAGCCCAAAAGTGTtgtaacaaacacacattcagctCTATCTCTGTGATGTATGTCATTAGAAACCGTCAACGTCCCACCCCAGTAGATCACATTAATTATGGTCGACGTAATCGAATAGTGCCTCAGTGGACTCCGGTTTCTGCAAGGCAACTTCTGACCTTGGTTAAACAGCAAATAAAGAGTGTGAATTTGCTGATGGCTGAACCCAAACACATCTATCTCTCAGGAAGCTTCTTGGCCTTGTGCCCCAGAGATGCTCTCAAAGTTTGACGGTACATTAATCACAAAATCTAATGAAAATCACAAAGATGAATCATTTGCACATAAACTTGGAAGGACAAAAGAAGAACTTTAGGAGG is a window from the Carassius auratus strain Wakin unplaced genomic scaffold, ASM336829v1 scaf_tig00031568, whole genome shotgun sequence genome containing:
- the LOC113080550 gene encoding podocalyxin-like protein 2 isoform X3 encodes the protein MPKKAGPCRGAIPRWHFNPVTKKCENFIFGGCRENHNNFLSLEECAKACHTLSDYNPSSPEPPSSPLSLSQKPIVTNLSSSLFVPTTESVDLERWERDSESSGFSPHTSPGPSITSAEGHAHTTATPPLLRVTRQNQTEATAGPDRIQTSDDLFDDERSHEVTQAPTAPEIGPLPSLEPLQPDKPHQDDSEEEEDEEELVVFPTALDEEEENEWRYLKPLTTAPSSSPTSDLPPVVFTKTAWQGALLTTMAEEGAELRHGGTEYLAETELHDSELSQEAEQVICVDWSNLAGKGYVILNMTDNFDCDEFRMESGDRLLEMLENTFSRKMNIPQGSWLIFLSKPTQQDHQLLMALASEQEIIPPKDVVSMLGEIRRGLYEIGIQNYSTVSTCHSRPSQSRGHFGNLFVVLVIIGSVCVLIIASGIIYICWQRRLPKLKNMSRGEELNFVENGCHDNPTLDVTSDSQSETQEKKHSANGVAAGGDAGSGWRVLVNKPGKDEEDDQEEDTHL
- the LOC113080550 gene encoding podocalyxin isoform X1; translated protein: MSVASVQCLMFGSVLLVLVCAKVLSAGPGLDVHVGFKEHDEVSRDRRPGFIESSQESSGFFSEDSEDGKNAQIETKDSGVDLSAINERCLMPKKAGPCRGAIPRWHFNPVTKKCENFIFGGCRENHNNFLSLEECAKACHTLSDYNPSSPEPPSSPLSLSQKPIVTNLSSSLFVPTTESVDLERWERDSESSGFSPHTSPGPSITSAEGHAHTTATPPLLRVTRQNQTEATAGPDRIQTSDDLFDDERSHEVTQAPTAPEIGPLPSLEPLQPDKPHQDDSEEEEDEEELVVFPTALDEEEENEWRYLKPLTTAPSSSPTSDLPPVVFTKTAWQGALLTTMAEEGAELRHGGTEYLAETELHDSELSQEAEQVICVDWSNLAGKGYVILNMTDNFDCDEFRMESGDRLLEMLENTFSRKMNIPQGSWLIFLSKPTQQDHQLLMALASEQEIIPPKDVVSMLGEIRRGLYEIGIQNYSTVSTCHSRPSQSRGHFGNLFVVLVIIGSVCVLIIASGIIYICWQRRLPKLKNMSRGEELNFVENGCHDNPTLDVTSDSQSETQEKKHSANGVAAGGDAGSGWRVLVNKPGKDEEDDQEEDTHL
- the LOC113080550 gene encoding podocalyxin-like protein 2 isoform X2, with product MSVASVQCLMFGSVLLVLVCAKVLSAGPGLDVHVGFKEHDEVSRDRRPGFIESSQESSGFFSEDSEDGKNAQIETKDSGVDLSAINDYNPSSPEPPSSPLSLSQKPIVTNLSSSLFVPTTESVDLERWERDSESSGFSPHTSPGPSITSAEGHAHTTATPPLLRVTRQNQTEATAGPDRIQTSDDLFDDERSHEVTQAPTAPEIGPLPSLEPLQPDKPHQDDSEEEEDEEELVVFPTALDEEEENEWRYLKPLTTAPSSSPTSDLPPVVFTKTAWQGALLTTMAEEGAELRHGGTEYLAETELHDSELSQEAEQVICVDWSNLAGKGYVILNMTDNFDCDEFRMESGDRLLEMLENTFSRKMNIPQGSWLIFLSKPTQQDHQLLMALASEQEIIPPKDVVSMLGEIRRGLYEIGIQNYSTVSTCHSRPSQSRGHFGNLFVVLVIIGSVCVLIIASGIIYICWQRRLPKLKNMSRGEELNFVENGCHDNPTLDVTSDSQSETQEKKHSANGVAAGGDAGSGWRVLVNKPGKDEEDDQEEDTHL